Proteins from one Pelorhabdus rhamnosifermentans genomic window:
- the rfbC gene encoding dTDP-4-dehydrorhamnose 3,5-epimerase, translated as MNVIQTKIPGMLILEPKAFGDARGFFMETWRQERYEAAGLKDKFVQDNLSFSSKGVLRGLHYQYPHSQGKLVSVVQGEVFDVAVDIRQGSPTFSQWVGVSLSGENHRQFWIPAGFAHGFCVTSDTAYFTYKCTDVYTPSAEGGIAWNDPDIGVEWPLNDVQLSDKDQVYARLKNIPAERLPKF; from the coding sequence GTGAATGTGATTCAAACGAAAATACCCGGTATGCTGATTCTGGAGCCAAAGGCTTTTGGTGATGCGCGGGGTTTTTTTATGGAAACATGGCGGCAGGAACGCTATGAAGCCGCTGGACTCAAGGACAAGTTTGTGCAAGACAATCTGTCTTTTTCAAGCAAGGGCGTGCTAAGGGGACTTCATTATCAGTATCCCCATTCGCAGGGAAAACTGGTCTCTGTTGTGCAAGGTGAAGTTTTTGATGTAGCAGTGGATATTCGGCAGGGTTCACCGACTTTTAGTCAGTGGGTAGGAGTATCTTTGTCAGGTGAAAATCATCGTCAGTTCTGGATTCCAGCAGGTTTTGCCCATGGCTTCTGTGTCACGAGTGACACAGCTTATTTTACCTATAAATGCACGGATGTTTATACACCGTCAGCGGAAGGCGGTATTGCCTGGAATGATCCTGATATTGGTGTTGAGTGGCCGCTCAACGATGTGCAACTTTCAGATAAGGATCAGGTTTATGCGAGGTTAAAAAACATTCCAGCCGAAAGATTGCCAAAGTTTTAA
- a CDS encoding polysaccharide biosynthesis/export family protein, with product MFSRKVIALLISGSLVMGTTAPVFAEAFSASADSTFGHMQDRNEQAVFKYELTKYDVINIVIIGVADNYFNDIMIGPDGYVNLPYAGNVKLAGLTIQEATQLLKSKLGEYIKIPSMSVMVKQYGPRKVYVMGEVGKPGVYELSPDYMNVFAALSSAGGITKRGRPKHVGVVRMEQGQVQMKEINFDNFIEKQDASQNPMLQDGDMIYVPKSNKIDLNEDVMPILSGIGLFKAMTR from the coding sequence TTGTTTTCGCGTAAAGTCATCGCCTTGTTGATTAGTGGTAGTTTAGTTATGGGAACAACTGCCCCAGTTTTTGCTGAAGCATTTTCTGCATCAGCAGATAGCACTTTTGGTCACATGCAGGATAGAAATGAACAAGCAGTTTTTAAGTATGAACTAACCAAATATGATGTGATTAATATTGTCATTATTGGGGTCGCTGATAATTATTTTAATGACATTATGATTGGGCCTGATGGCTATGTGAATTTGCCTTATGCCGGTAATGTCAAATTAGCGGGTCTCACCATTCAAGAGGCTACACAGTTGCTGAAATCAAAGTTAGGCGAGTACATAAAGATTCCTTCCATGTCGGTTATGGTGAAACAATATGGACCACGTAAGGTTTATGTGATGGGGGAAGTTGGTAAACCAGGAGTTTATGAATTAAGTCCTGATTATATGAATGTTTTTGCGGCACTTTCAAGTGCGGGCGGTATTACCAAGCGAGGTCGTCCTAAACATGTCGGTGTGGTACGTATGGAACAAGGACAGGTCCAGATGAAGGAAATCAATTTTGATAATTTTATTGAGAAACAAGATGCGTCACAAAATCCTATGTTACAAGATGGTGATATGATTTATGTACCGAAGTCTAATAAAATTGATCTCAATGAAGATGTCATGCCAATCCTTTCCGGTATTGGACTCTTTAAAGCAATGACTCGGTAA
- the rfbD gene encoding dTDP-4-dehydrorhamnose reductase → MKILVTGAQGQLGKEIARRGSEHEFILAGRDMLDITQESDVQILFRQAKPEVVIHCAAYTNVDGAEADPDGAFKVNVIGSQNMAAACLETGARLIYVSTDYVFDGAANKPYREFDPVNPQSVYGTTKWQGEELVRQILGRHYILRTAWLYGDGNNFVRTMLRLADEQPFLKVVHDQIGSPTSTVDLARAIFKLLQSDAYGTYHATCQGQCSWYDFAKEIFQQAGKNVDVCPITTAEFPRPAKRPAHSVLDNYMLRMTVGDPMRMWQEALQDYLALNKVN, encoded by the coding sequence ATGAAAATTTTAGTAACAGGCGCACAAGGACAATTAGGGAAAGAAATTGCTCGTCGAGGCAGTGAACACGAATTCATTCTTGCAGGGCGAGATATGCTGGATATTACGCAGGAAAGTGACGTACAGATATTGTTTCGTCAGGCGAAACCCGAGGTGGTGATTCATTGTGCTGCCTATACGAATGTGGATGGTGCAGAAGCTGACCCAGACGGGGCATTTAAGGTCAATGTGATTGGTTCGCAAAATATGGCTGCGGCCTGTTTAGAAACAGGTGCCAGATTAATCTATGTGAGCACAGATTATGTTTTTGACGGGGCAGCAAACAAGCCTTATCGGGAATTTGATCCGGTGAATCCGCAGTCTGTTTACGGTACAACCAAATGGCAGGGCGAAGAACTAGTACGGCAGATCTTGGGACGCCATTATATTTTGCGTACGGCCTGGCTTTATGGGGATGGCAATAACTTTGTTCGCACCATGCTCAGATTAGCAGATGAGCAACCTTTTTTGAAAGTTGTTCATGATCAAATTGGTTCACCTACGAGTACGGTGGATTTAGCGCGGGCTATTTTCAAATTGTTACAATCCGATGCTTATGGAACGTATCATGCAACCTGTCAGGGGCAATGTTCCTGGTATGATTTTGCCAAGGAAATTTTTCAGCAGGCAGGTAAAAATGTGGACGTTTGTCCCATTACTACGGCTGAATTTCCGCGCCCAGCGAAGCGTCCGGCCCATTCGGTACTTGATAATTATATGTTGCGTATGACCGTGGGCGATCCCATGCGAATGTGGCAGGAAGCTTTACAGGATTATTTAGCATTAAATAAAGTCAATTAA